The following coding sequences are from one Pigmentibacter sp. JX0631 window:
- a CDS encoding transporter substrate-binding domain-containing protein, protein MLAKVTHKFLFLTLIISFFCKVHASSRLNLCGEIMSPYFIKSETNVLSGIDIEILKVVFNKIQVNYDIEEMAWPKCEEGLKTGKYDGALGTSKNSAREQFLYYPASISWSSEFVFFTTQEFKKNNPRMDYEKIIKNNLRVGVIEKNSYHPSFWEAFPWVDESKGLYNKQIEASKNVETNLLKLSKRRIDLYPQDKQIGLSTSKKLNITDLDYYENILFKKDYYVVFSRNSQYSTEKYKTILDVVKKYDSEISIFKRTNQYKKLFLQN, encoded by the coding sequence ATGTTGGCTAAAGTAACTCATAAATTTCTGTTTTTAACTTTAATTATATCTTTTTTTTGTAAGGTTCATGCAAGTAGTAGATTAAATTTATGTGGTGAAATAATGTCACCTTATTTCATAAAGTCAGAAACCAATGTTTTATCTGGGATAGATATCGAAATATTAAAAGTAGTATTTAATAAAATCCAAGTAAATTACGACATTGAAGAAATGGCTTGGCCTAAATGCGAAGAAGGTTTGAAAACAGGAAAGTATGATGGTGCTCTAGGCACTTCCAAAAATTCTGCTAGGGAACAATTTTTATACTATCCAGCAAGTATTTCTTGGAGTTCTGAATTTGTATTTTTTACAACACAAGAATTTAAAAAAAATAATCCCAGAATGGACTATGAAAAAATTATAAAAAATAATTTAAGAGTAGGAGTTATTGAAAAAAATTCTTATCATCCCTCTTTTTGGGAAGCGTTCCCTTGGGTAGATGAGTCTAAAGGTCTTTATAATAAGCAAATAGAAGCCTCTAAAAATGTTGAAACTAATTTGTTAAAATTAAGTAAACGAAGAATTGATCTCTATCCACAAGACAAACAAATTGGTCTATCCACAAGCAAAAAATTAAATATTACTGATTTAGATTACTATGAAAATATCCTTTTTAAAAAGGATTATTACGTAGTATTTTCAAGGAATTCTCAATATTCAACGGAAAAGTATAAAACTATATTAGATGTAGTGAAAAAATATGATTCTGAAATCTCAATTTTTAAAAGAACAAATCAGTATAAAAAACTATTTTTGCAAAATTAG
- a CDS encoding bifunctional 5,10-methylenetetrahydrofolate dehydrogenase/5,10-methenyltetrahydrofolate cyclohydrolase, with protein sequence MKAFKRAESNGFIIPDLTLESAYFENTNCKILDGKKLSNNFVQQSQALISARKIPCLAVILVGSDPASKVYVNNKIKIFKEAGFLSKSFILNEADYSEQDIINLIISLNKDENIDGILVQLPLPKKYNSINILNTIDSHKDVDGFLAHNMGSLATGEFNTAIACTPFGVMVLLHAYGIQLAGKHAVVIGRSNIVGKPMGLLLLSDDATVTLAHSKTKNLKEICKSADVIVAAAGQPEILTSDYVSNGAIVVDVGIHRKIDGKLCGDVHSSVKEKASALTPVPGGVGPMTIAMLLLNTALSAWDLINKKEK encoded by the coding sequence ATGAAAGCATTTAAAAGAGCTGAAAGTAATGGGTTTATTATTCCAGATCTTACTTTAGAATCCGCATATTTTGAAAATACAAACTGCAAAATTCTTGATGGAAAAAAATTAAGTAATAATTTTGTCCAACAATCCCAAGCTTTAATAAGTGCAAGAAAGATTCCGTGTTTAGCAGTTATTCTTGTTGGAAGCGATCCTGCTTCAAAAGTTTATGTAAATAATAAAATAAAGATATTTAAAGAAGCTGGTTTTTTATCTAAATCTTTTATTTTAAATGAAGCTGATTATTCTGAACAAGATATTATTAATTTAATAATATCATTAAATAAAGATGAAAATATTGATGGTATTTTAGTTCAACTTCCTTTACCAAAAAAATACAACTCAATAAATATTCTAAATACCATTGATTCACATAAAGATGTTGATGGATTTCTGGCGCATAATATGGGTTCACTAGCAACTGGAGAATTTAACACAGCAATAGCTTGTACACCTTTTGGTGTAATGGTTTTACTTCATGCTTATGGAATTCAACTTGCAGGAAAACATGCCGTAGTAATAGGAAGAAGTAATATTGTTGGCAAACCTATGGGATTACTGTTACTTTCAGATGACGCCACTGTTACTTTAGCTCACTCTAAAACTAAAAATTTGAAAGAAATTTGTAAATCTGCAGATGTAATAGTTGCAGCTGCGGGTCAACCCGAAATACTTACTAGCGATTACGTATCAAATGGTGCAATTGTTGTGGACGTTGGTATACATAGAAAAATTGATGGTAAATTATGCGGAGATGTTCATTCAAGTGTCAAAGAAAAAGCAAGCGCTTTAACTCCAGTACCAGGTGGAGTAGGCCCAATGACTATCGCGATGTTACTTTTAAATACTGCTCTTTCAGCATGGGATCTTATTAATAAAAAAGAAAAATAA
- the speA gene encoding biosynthetic arginine decarboxylase, translated as MIKNVIQESRDLYGIDDWGSGYFGISEQGTVEVYPFGNKQVAIDLAKIVDHATEIKVKTPFILRFPQILDTQLTRIQNAFRGAMEEFKYDGELRAVFPFKVNQRKEFIDDLVSSGKKHIYGLEVGTKPELFAALAYDIHPEALFVCNGFKDSHFIELAFDAKKMGKNVVLVIEGTDELKFIINHAKKVGFCVDIGLRAKLYSKGSGMWEKSGGIGSKFGLNSVEMIEALYLLEEAGLKEKLVMIHYHIGSQITEIKKVKSAMKEAARVYAKILKSGFNLRYLNIGGGIGVDYDGSKTSFYVSHNYTIQEFANDVIYIIQDVCKSENCKTPHIVSESGRAVAAYHAVLITDVREVEKTGGDLEEWKISPTDHRILGDMINSLSYMNGKNFVEYFHDALQYRDELFTLFSLGYLEIEERAKAEVIYYALCKKALNFYRNSGMQLEEFDELEKNQFGKYMANFSMFQSIPDTLGIDQLFPVMPITRLNERTDHHGVIMDLTCDSDGCLDKFVDKRDVKHSLALHIPKSNESYYIGFFLVGAYQEALGNNHNLFGAVNELVVRINHDGKISSIEEVKGEDIGEILRIMNYKDEEIISSYEMQLKRNVAAGIIDSQECERILKKVKDFFNEYPYLVRKSTLEIVG; from the coding sequence ATGATTAAAAACGTCATTCAAGAGTCTCGTGACCTTTATGGAATCGATGATTGGGGTTCTGGATACTTTGGTATATCTGAACAAGGTACCGTTGAAGTTTATCCTTTTGGTAATAAACAAGTCGCAATTGATCTTGCCAAAATTGTCGACCATGCCACTGAAATAAAGGTTAAAACACCTTTTATTCTCAGGTTTCCTCAAATTCTCGACACACAATTGACGAGAATACAAAATGCCTTCAGAGGAGCAATGGAAGAGTTTAAATATGATGGCGAACTGCGAGCTGTCTTTCCATTTAAAGTCAATCAAAGAAAAGAATTTATCGATGACTTAGTAAGCAGTGGGAAGAAACATATTTATGGCCTTGAAGTTGGCACTAAACCTGAACTTTTTGCAGCTTTAGCTTATGATATCCATCCAGAAGCTTTATTTGTTTGTAATGGTTTTAAGGACTCTCATTTCATTGAACTAGCATTCGATGCAAAAAAAATGGGTAAAAATGTTGTTCTTGTGATTGAAGGAACTGATGAATTAAAATTTATTATCAATCACGCAAAAAAAGTGGGATTTTGTGTCGACATTGGCCTCAGAGCTAAACTTTACTCAAAAGGCTCGGGCATGTGGGAAAAGTCGGGCGGAATTGGCAGTAAATTCGGATTAAATAGTGTGGAAATGATTGAAGCTCTTTATCTGCTTGAAGAAGCGGGTTTAAAAGAAAAGTTAGTCATGATTCACTATCATATCGGCTCCCAAATAACAGAAATTAAAAAAGTAAAATCTGCCATGAAAGAAGCTGCGCGGGTTTATGCTAAAATTTTAAAAAGCGGATTCAATCTCCGTTACTTAAATATTGGTGGCGGAATTGGTGTGGATTATGATGGTAGTAAAACTAGCTTCTATGTAAGTCACAACTATACAATTCAAGAGTTTGCGAATGATGTTATCTATATCATTCAAGATGTTTGTAAATCTGAAAATTGCAAAACTCCACATATTGTAAGTGAAAGTGGAAGAGCTGTTGCTGCTTACCATGCTGTGCTTATTACCGATGTGCGAGAAGTTGAAAAAACAGGTGGAGATTTAGAAGAATGGAAAATATCTCCCACAGATCATCGCATTCTAGGAGACATGATCAATTCATTATCTTACATGAATGGGAAAAACTTTGTTGAATATTTTCATGATGCATTACAGTATCGAGATGAATTGTTTACATTGTTTAGTTTAGGTTACTTAGAAATTGAAGAAAGAGCTAAAGCTGAAGTAATTTATTATGCACTATGTAAAAAAGCATTAAATTTTTATCGAAATTCGGGCATGCAATTAGAAGAGTTTGATGAATTAGAAAAAAATCAGTTTGGCAAATATATGGCTAACTTTTCAATGTTTCAGTCAATTCCTGATACTTTGGGAATTGACCAACTCTTTCCAGTTATGCCAATTACAAGGTTAAATGAAAGAACAGATCATCATGGCGTTATAATGGATCTAACTTGCGATAGTGATGGCTGTCTTGATAAATTCGTTGATAAAAGAGACGTAAAACATTCTTTAGCTTTGCATATACCGAAATCTAACGAATCATATTATATTGGCTTTTTCCTAGTCGGAGCATATCAAGAAGCTTTAGGAAATAATCATAATTTATTTGGAGCAGTTAACGAACTAGTCGTTAGAATAAATCATGATGGTAAAATTTCATCAATTGAAGAGGTAAAAGGCGAAGATATAGGTGAAATTCTACGTATCATGAATTATAAAGACGAAGAAATAATTTCTAGTTATGAAATGCAATTAAAACGTAATGTAGCTGCTGGAATTATTGACTCTCAAGAATGCGAAAGAATTTTGAAAAAAGTAAAAGACTTTTTTAATGAATACCCTTATTTGGTAAGAAAAAGCACATTAGAAATAGTTGGATGA
- a CDS encoding sterol desaturase family protein, whose translation MKLFMFFTIPIYLIAIILEFFYFKKQHKIAYKVKDTFASLVMGLGYLIVSSLAGIYIFYIYSFVYEFKLFDIPSPWMSFFLDGKINLLSILILFILDDFCYYWFHRISHICRFFWCAHETHHSSEYYNFGTALRQSWIGAPFTWIFWLPLPLIGFRPEDIFFQATLNLFYQFWIHTKLTKSFGFLDYIFNTPSHHRVHHGTEIPYLDKNYGGIFIIWDRIFKTFTPEKKEPKYGVLHPVNSFNPFKIAFHMIYSLIIDIKNEKKLLNKIKFLFYPPGWLPNDKGLTTKQMQDNYKNNNLL comes from the coding sequence ATGAAACTTTTTATGTTCTTTACCATTCCCATTTATTTAATTGCAATTATTTTAGAGTTTTTCTATTTTAAAAAACAACACAAAATAGCCTATAAAGTGAAAGATACTTTTGCAAGTCTAGTAATGGGGTTAGGTTATCTAATTGTTTCTAGTTTAGCAGGAATATATATTTTTTATATTTATTCTTTTGTTTATGAATTTAAATTATTTGATATTCCATCACCTTGGATGAGTTTTTTTTTAGATGGTAAAATAAATTTACTTTCAATACTAATATTATTTATTCTTGATGATTTTTGCTATTACTGGTTTCACAGAATCAGTCATATCTGTCGATTTTTTTGGTGCGCTCATGAAACTCATCATTCATCAGAATATTACAATTTTGGAACAGCATTGCGGCAATCTTGGATAGGTGCACCATTTACATGGATTTTCTGGTTACCTTTGCCATTAATAGGATTTCGTCCAGAAGATATTTTCTTTCAAGCAACCCTCAATTTATTTTATCAATTTTGGATACACACTAAATTAACAAAATCATTTGGTTTTCTTGATTACATTTTTAATACTCCCAGTCATCACAGAGTTCATCATGGAACAGAAATCCCTTATCTAGATAAAAATTATGGGGGTATTTTTATAATTTGGGATAGAATTTTTAAAACCTTTACTCCGGAGAAAAAAGAACCTAAATATGGAGTTCTTCATCCAGTAAATAGTTTTAATCCCTTTAAAATTGCTTTTCATATGATTTATTCTTTAATTATTGATATTAAAAATGAAAAAAAATTACTAAATAAAATTAAATTTTTATTTTATCCCCCCGGATGGCTGCCAAATGATAAAGGTCTTACAACAAAACAAATGCAAGATAATTATAAAAATAATAATTTACTCTGA
- a CDS encoding transporter substrate-binding domain-containing protein, translating to MKVKFIIIVLFYLPLNIFAETEPIFLNYQPRIPFFIEDKKEKYPIDGIIFKLIQNIFQDLNIEYKFSNVPVIRTMQMIKENKVKVCYPLGLRNNEREKIAIISKPIYKDKNMIVLYNSDNEKIKNYSNFVEMLKDKNISLLVKIGYSYGKLVDDKLYEYFHYKASDNNKNIEKNIHKTSDDNIGMLNQILNKKSDYMLIAKNEIENLIEQNPVYKKYIRIFEFKDLPDGEYRHLICSKKVGEETMEKINLKIKALKLPNEK from the coding sequence ATGAAAGTAAAATTTATAATAATAGTACTTTTTTACTTGCCTTTAAATATTTTTGCTGAAACAGAACCAATATTTTTAAATTATCAGCCTAGAATTCCATTTTTTATAGAAGATAAAAAAGAAAAGTACCCAATTGATGGGATAATTTTTAAACTAATTCAGAATATTTTTCAAGATTTAAATATTGAATATAAGTTTTCCAATGTTCCAGTTATAAGAACAATGCAAATGATTAAAGAAAATAAAGTAAAAGTTTGTTACCCATTAGGTTTAAGAAACAATGAAAGAGAAAAAATCGCAATAATTTCTAAGCCAATATATAAAGATAAAAACATGATTGTTCTTTACAATAGTGATAATGAAAAAATAAAAAATTATTCAAATTTTGTAGAAATGTTAAAGGATAAAAATATTTCATTACTAGTCAAAATAGGGTATAGTTATGGGAAATTAGTTGATGATAAATTGTATGAATATTTTCATTACAAAGCGTCTGATAACAATAAAAACATAGAAAAAAATATTCATAAAACATCAGATGATAATATAGGTATGTTAAATCAAATTTTAAATAAAAAATCAGATTACATGTTAATTGCAAAAAATGAAATTGAAAATTTAATTGAACAAAATCCGGTATATAAGAAATATATTAGAATATTTGAATTTAAAGATTTACCTGATGGGGAGTATAGGCACTTGATTTGTTCCAAAAAAGTTGGTGAAGAAACAATGGAAAAAATTAATTTAAAAATTAAAGCATTAAAACTTCCTAATGAAAAGTAA
- a CDS encoding phosphatase PAP2 family protein yields MIRYISFASIILAYYFLDAPLVHWIHNQRINKIAFFNILTHIPDAIIAFLILFFLVFILFFKRFEKVKLFNVLFIAMASVAVSAHIKDFLKFIFARYWPNTWIDNNPSLLVDNVYGFQFFEKGTAYQSFPSGHTTVTFAFFSVLIYFYPKYKTVFLIPCILLGIGQVLMHYHFLSDVIAGGLLGWMVAIIFCRFIENKIKLLET; encoded by the coding sequence TTGATACGATATATTTCCTTTGCTTCAATTATTTTAGCATATTACTTTTTAGACGCCCCTTTAGTACATTGGATTCATAATCAGAGGATAAATAAAATAGCATTTTTTAATATATTGACTCATATTCCTGATGCCATAATTGCATTTTTAATCTTATTTTTTCTTGTTTTTATTTTGTTTTTCAAAAGATTTGAAAAAGTGAAATTATTTAATGTATTATTTATTGCTATGGCTTCAGTAGCTGTAAGTGCACACATTAAGGATTTTCTAAAATTTATTTTTGCAAGATATTGGCCCAATACATGGATAGATAATAACCCTTCTTTATTAGTCGATAATGTATATGGTTTTCAATTTTTTGAAAAGGGTACTGCATATCAATCATTTCCCTCGGGCCACACTACTGTTACTTTTGCTTTTTTTTCTGTTTTAATTTATTTCTACCCTAAATATAAAACTGTTTTTTTAATTCCGTGTATTTTATTGGGTATAGGGCAAGTTTTAATGCATTATCACTTTTTAAGCGATGTTATTGCTGGAGGATTATTAGGTTGGATGGTAGCAATTATTTTCTGTCGCTTTATAGAAAATAAAATAAAATTACTTGAGACGTAG
- the infA gene encoding translation initiation factor IF-1 has protein sequence MSRTDLLSVEGVVTNVFAGGKYSVSLSTGQIISAKISGRMRKYQISVIIGDRVTVGLSPYDVSHGLIISREKLASKAK, from the coding sequence ATGAGTAGAACCGATTTGTTGAGCGTTGAGGGAGTTGTTACGAACGTGTTTGCTGGTGGAAAATATTCAGTAAGTTTAAGCACTGGCCAAATTATTTCAGCAAAAATTTCTGGGCGAATGAGAAAATATCAAATTAGTGTCATTATAGGAGACAGAGTAACGGTAGGATTATCCCCTTATGATGTCAGTCATGGTTTGATTATCTCTAGAGAAAAATTAGCCTCTAAAGCAAAATAG
- a CDS encoding Smr/MutS family protein, with amino-acid sequence MEHENNIEHNSLSYLHKDALSRLEWGKITSFLAELASFPHTKNALATLDPWLTKEKREFYFGTTGEMLELNSTSNGLNLEPFDFQLFENSLKRGAILPPLALFQILTTLKLTANVLHFFKHEKAKSLKYPLLSNLALLLKPNLDLFNKLKQSVDQQGSILSTASAELQSARSRVEHAKRKIVEHLEDILKKQEIKSSLQDSVWMLRDGRYVLPVRSDRKSGVEGIPRGVSQSGSTVFIEPQALAAQHAQLEKAQTDVEIEENRILRELSKDCYLNQEDILFNAEHLTTFDFIIARTKLAGLIHGVEPKFVTNSSKSPRFSFLRAKHPLFILEKKPCIDNDLELKPKLNSNSPFIWVLSGPNAGGKTVAMKTVGILTLMAKAGLFVSCEKAELLDYEHIFVELGDRQNREEDLSTFSGHLAQLKKIATYSNEKTLILLDEGFVGTDPAIGVAMARSTLEFFAKKNSTVIITTHFSNLKTLADGDERFYNGSMEFEPKKLLPTYKLLNGIPGQSYAIELAERMGLNNEIIHQARNYYGNESQRMENILKDLQLKKIQASEELTKQSLLTRKLDEQLKSLQIEKEKISEIREDLVENYRNKLQKRLNAFENRLNIRERQFEKQKESLLKDLQDKVSIEHEENPSTIENSNILKSEKATAEDNKETKQGMKPKKLSGFEALSQLKLPKKQSQSDSYIDYDSLDDKASKFRAPKQMSSRALLDEARLSLNYIKHSYDNIEEELNTDLNLIQNSEKNTKDKVKQAKETVLDIKTQGKEPNFWQVGMTVKCDRFKEKGKVIKIVDSKGNVECLFGILKIKIPYYELKTTEINNQQTIANSTNKIKNQTVKKAKNTNLFDPEIPPALQHSGNTIDLRGLTVDIALDKLDLELDKMHRNEVEQVIIIHGHGMGRVKESVRKFIEETSYKLRYRNGRQGEGGDGVTVIEFIS; translated from the coding sequence ATGGAACACGAAAACAATATTGAACACAATTCCTTATCCTATTTACACAAAGATGCTTTATCACGCCTAGAATGGGGGAAAATAACAAGCTTTTTAGCTGAACTTGCATCTTTTCCACATACTAAAAACGCATTAGCAACTTTAGATCCTTGGTTGACTAAAGAAAAACGTGAATTTTACTTTGGAACAACTGGTGAAATGCTAGAATTAAATTCTACCAGTAATGGGCTTAACCTAGAGCCTTTTGATTTTCAATTATTTGAAAATAGTTTGAAACGAGGGGCTATATTACCTCCACTTGCTTTGTTTCAAATTTTAACCACTTTAAAATTGACCGCTAATGTTCTCCACTTTTTTAAACATGAAAAAGCCAAATCATTAAAATATCCTTTACTATCAAATTTAGCACTTTTATTAAAACCAAATTTAGATCTTTTTAACAAATTAAAACAAAGTGTCGACCAGCAAGGAAGTATTTTATCAACAGCTTCTGCTGAGTTGCAATCTGCTAGAAGCCGAGTGGAACATGCAAAAAGAAAGATCGTTGAGCACCTAGAAGACATTTTAAAGAAGCAAGAAATAAAAAGCTCTTTACAAGATTCTGTTTGGATGTTGCGCGATGGTCGCTATGTTTTGCCTGTGCGCTCAGATCGCAAAAGTGGGGTCGAAGGTATTCCTAGAGGAGTCAGTCAATCTGGTTCTACAGTTTTTATCGAACCGCAGGCTTTGGCAGCTCAACATGCACAACTTGAAAAAGCTCAAACTGATGTTGAAATTGAAGAAAATAGAATTTTAAGGGAACTTTCAAAAGACTGTTACCTAAACCAAGAAGATATTCTATTCAATGCTGAACATTTAACAACGTTTGATTTTATCATAGCACGTACTAAGCTTGCCGGCTTAATTCATGGTGTAGAACCAAAATTTGTCACAAATTCTTCTAAATCTCCACGATTTTCCTTTCTACGCGCAAAACATCCCTTATTTATTCTTGAAAAAAAACCCTGTATTGATAATGATCTTGAGCTGAAACCAAAACTTAATTCCAACTCTCCTTTTATTTGGGTTCTTAGCGGGCCAAATGCTGGTGGAAAAACTGTTGCAATGAAAACAGTTGGTATTCTTACATTAATGGCAAAAGCAGGATTATTTGTATCTTGTGAAAAAGCAGAGCTACTCGATTATGAACACATATTTGTTGAACTTGGGGATAGACAAAACAGAGAAGAAGATCTTTCCACTTTTTCTGGACATCTTGCACAATTAAAGAAAATTGCAACTTACTCAAATGAAAAAACTTTGATTTTATTAGATGAAGGTTTTGTAGGAACAGATCCAGCAATTGGTGTAGCGATGGCAAGATCTACATTAGAATTTTTTGCTAAAAAGAACTCAACAGTTATCATTACAACTCATTTTTCTAATTTGAAAACTCTTGCTGATGGTGATGAACGATTCTACAATGGAAGCATGGAATTTGAACCCAAAAAACTTTTGCCTACTTATAAGCTTTTAAATGGAATACCAGGTCAAAGTTACGCAATTGAATTAGCTGAAAGAATGGGTTTAAATAATGAAATAATTCATCAAGCCAGAAACTATTATGGCAACGAATCACAACGAATGGAAAATATTCTTAAAGATTTGCAATTGAAAAAAATTCAAGCAAGCGAAGAATTAACGAAGCAATCTCTGTTGACTAGAAAACTAGATGAACAATTAAAATCACTTCAAATAGAAAAAGAAAAAATTTCCGAAATTCGTGAAGATCTAGTAGAAAACTATCGAAATAAACTACAAAAAAGACTGAATGCGTTTGAAAACAGATTAAATATTCGAGAACGGCAATTTGAAAAACAAAAAGAAAGTCTACTAAAAGATTTGCAAGATAAAGTAAGTATAGAACATGAGGAAAATCCATCTACGATAGAAAATAGCAATATTTTAAAATCTGAAAAAGCTACTGCTGAGGATAATAAAGAAACAAAGCAAGGTATGAAGCCAAAAAAACTATCAGGTTTTGAAGCTCTTTCACAATTAAAATTACCTAAAAAACAAAGTCAAAGTGATTCATATATTGATTATGATTCACTAGATGATAAAGCAAGTAAATTTCGCGCTCCAAAGCAAATGTCTAGTAGAGCTTTACTAGACGAAGCTAGACTAAGCTTAAATTATATTAAACATTCTTATGATAATATTGAAGAAGAGTTAAATACGGATTTAAACTTAATCCAAAATAGTGAAAAAAATACAAAAGACAAGGTAAAACAAGCTAAAGAAACAGTTTTAGATATCAAAACACAAGGTAAAGAGCCGAATTTCTGGCAAGTAGGAATGACGGTAAAATGCGATCGCTTTAAAGAAAAAGGAAAAGTTATTAAAATAGTTGATTCAAAAGGAAATGTAGAATGTCTTTTTGGAATTTTAAAAATAAAAATTCCTTATTATGAATTAAAAACTACTGAAATTAACAATCAACAAACGATAGCTAATTCGACCAATAAAATTAAAAATCAGACAGTAAAAAAAGCCAAAAATACAAATTTGTTTGACCCAGAAATCCCCCCTGCCCTTCAGCATTCAGGAAACACAATTGACTTAAGAGGTTTAACTGTAGATATTGCTCTTGATAAACTTGATTTAGAATTAGATAAAATGCATAGAAATGAAGTTGAACAAGTAATTATTATTCATGGCCATGGAATGGGTAGAGTGAAAGAATCTGTCAGAAAATTCATAGAAGAAACTTCTTATAAATTACGCTATCGCAATGGAAGGCAAGGAGAGGGGGGTGATGGGGTTACAGTAATTGAATTTATTTCATAA
- the rsgA gene encoding ribosome small subunit-dependent GTPase A, whose protein sequence is MARIKNFDVQDERRNNFKKIEKIKKEKRSVRGRIIDDWLVNSDEDNLSEKQLNEKLNSFYKKGYRNGRVIEVQKRNVFIAEESKIGFPETENLWLCTVAKRHFQRAHKERNFVVVGDRVLFEPNAEILFDAEGQPIDTDLPRGVVQHAFQRTSKISRKDPLNAEWEHVMLANIDLIAIVASVLNPEVRWGLIDRFLVQAEIESIPVVIILNKVDLLTNEKLANKDFLQTYQKRVEIYKKIGYDVIELSALKPKKYTDSVKYLRKLFKGKVIGFAGHSGVGKSSILNLMKPEFEQIVDENPDIFYKGRHTTTYNSLLYLDIGAYAIDTPGIRSFDIQNYDSITLSYCFREFRNFKCKYRECSHNLEPQCAIKEAVTQGKISAERYRSFLGILKGISFREGEGDATDANMIADLKARVQKRDEELFEENEIENNDK, encoded by the coding sequence TTGGCTCGCATTAAAAACTTTGACGTCCAAGATGAAAGACGTAACAATTTTAAAAAAATTGAAAAGATAAAAAAAGAAAAAAGGTCTGTGCGTGGACGTATAATTGATGACTGGTTAGTCAATTCAGATGAAGATAACTTATCCGAAAAACAATTAAACGAAAAGCTAAACTCGTTTTATAAGAAGGGTTACCGTAACGGTAGGGTAATTGAAGTTCAAAAAAGAAACGTATTTATTGCTGAAGAAAGTAAAATCGGCTTTCCTGAAACAGAAAATTTATGGCTGTGCACAGTAGCAAAACGACATTTTCAACGCGCACATAAAGAAAGAAATTTTGTGGTTGTTGGTGATAGAGTTTTGTTTGAACCCAATGCAGAAATTCTATTCGATGCGGAAGGACAACCCATCGACACTGATTTGCCTCGTGGAGTCGTTCAGCATGCTTTTCAAAGAACAAGTAAAATATCAAGAAAAGATCCTTTAAATGCCGAATGGGAACACGTCATGTTGGCTAATATCGATCTTATTGCGATAGTCGCTTCTGTGTTAAATCCTGAAGTTCGTTGGGGACTTATTGATCGTTTCTTGGTTCAAGCTGAAATTGAAAGTATACCAGTTGTAATTATATTAAATAAAGTAGATCTATTAACTAATGAAAAACTAGCGAATAAAGATTTTCTGCAAACGTATCAAAAAAGAGTCGAAATTTATAAAAAAATTGGATACGATGTAATAGAATTGAGTGCATTAAAACCTAAAAAATATACTGATAGTGTTAAATATTTAAGAAAACTTTTTAAAGGAAAAGTAATAGGCTTTGCTGGTCATTCTGGGGTAGGAAAAAGTAGTATTCTAAATTTAATGAAACCTGAATTTGAACAAATTGTTGATGAAAACCCAGATATTTTTTATAAAGGTCGTCATACAACAACATACAATAGTTTACTATATTTAGACATTGGTGCTTACGCTATAGATACACCAGGTATTCGTTCTTTTGATATTCAAAACTACGACTCTATAACGTTGAGTTATTGTTTCCGTGAATTTAGAAATTTTAAATGTAAATATCGAGAATGTTCCCATAATTTAGAGCCTCAATGCGCAATAAAAGAGGCTGTTACTCAGGGAAAAATTTCTGCAGAGCGTTATCGCAGTTTTCTCGGGATATTAAAGGGAATAAGTTTTCGTGAAGGTGAAGGTGATGCTACTGATGCAAATATGATAGCAGATTTAAAAGCTCGGGTGCAAAAAAGAGATGAAGAATTGTTTGAGGAAAACGAAATTGAAAATAATGATAAGTAA